From a region of the Arachis ipaensis cultivar K30076 chromosome B09, Araip1.1, whole genome shotgun sequence genome:
- the LOC107616578 gene encoding glycine-rich cell wall structural protein 2 — MLKFNTLKHFTFFLVFLIASAAAAGGHGGRKLFWDMSSGRAPSSGTPNGASGSGHGPNWDYSWGWGSAPGAGWGYGSGSGRSPTGLGRGFGYGFGSGTGSGSGYGYGFGSGGAHGGGYGSGSGSGGGANNGNRSPNSVSRDRTNHHG, encoded by the coding sequence ATGCTAAAATTCAACACTCTCAAACATTTcactttctttcttgttttcttgaTTGCTTCCGCGGCCGCGGCCGGAGGACACGGCGGAAGAAAACTCTTTTGGGACATGTCAAGTGGTAGAGCACCCTCCTCAGGGACACCTAACGGTGCCTCTGGGTCGGGTCATGGTCCAAATTGGGACTACAGTTGGGGATGGGGATCCGCACCCGGGGCAGGATGGGGCTATGGCTCCGGATCGGGCCGCTCCCCAACAGGTTTGGGTAGAGGCTTCGGATATGGGTTTGGATCTGGGACTGGATCCGGATCCGGGTACGGATATGGATTCGGAAGTGGCGGAGCTCATGGAGGTGGATATGGGTCAGGAAGTGGTTCTGGTGGTGGTGCAAACAACGGTAACCGATCACCAAATTCAGTATCTCGGGACAGAACCAACCATCATGGCTAG